In a genomic window of Primulina huaijiensis isolate GDHJ02 chromosome 10, ASM1229523v2, whole genome shotgun sequence:
- the LOC140986742 gene encoding dof zinc finger protein DOF3.4-like, producing the protein MASDTVERKATKAAHIGAPPPEPEHLPCPRCDSINTKFCYYNNYNFSQPRHFCKSCRRYWTHGGTLRDIPVGGGSRKNAKRSRTTSAVSSSNSGAISSFSSSHHEFRHLPAVGSQFLVPLSADHGGPLPFPGDAKAGLNMCGSYTSLLNTQGTSGLLALGGFGLGLDEVGFGLGRAVWPFPAPTNGGGTANLSEHTWQLENGESGYGGGDCFSLPDLAISTPGGVLK; encoded by the coding sequence ATGGCGAGTGATACTGTGGAGAGGAAGGCAACCAAGGCTGCCCATATCGGCGCGCCGCCGCCTGAGCCGGAGCATCTGCCTTGCCCGCGCTGCGACTCTATCAACACCAAGTTTTGCTACTACAACAACTACAACTTCTCCCAGCCTCGACATTTCTGCAAGTCGTGCCGACGCTACTGGACTCACGGGGGAACCCTCCGCGACATACCCGTCGGTGGAGGAAGCCGGAAGAATGCCAAACGGTCTCGCACCACCAGTGCCGTATCTTCTTCAAACTCAGGAGCCATTTCGTCGTTTTCGTCGTCCCATCATGAGTTCCGCCACCTTCCCGCCGTGGGTTCTCAGTTCTTGGTCCCCCTTTCCGCTGATCACGGCGGGCCGTTACCTTTTCCTGGTGATGCCAAGGCTGGGTTGAACATGTGTGGGAGTTATACCTCGCTGCTCAATACTCAAGGGACGTCGGGGCTTTTGGCGTTGGGTGGATTCGGTCTCGGGCTCGATGAGGTGGGTTTCGGGCTCGGGAGGGCTGTCTGGCCCTTTCCTGCTCCGACCAACGGCGGCGGGACGGCGAACTTGTCGGAACATACCTGGCAGCTTGAGAATGGAGAAAGTGGGTATGGTGGTGGGGATTGTTTCAGTTTGCCAGATCTCGCTATTTCCACACCGGGTGGTgttttgaaatga
- the LOC140986155 gene encoding uncharacterized protein isoform X1 yields MSPRPEYILLCRFLDVALRPFSHLGAEFLTQETEKELLIALSQVFTQVKKWTHQLGSQSKFDPDEELDLSTSGESLVPTTSYSDNRHCLAKIIGDLVFLFAVNNPYAQHLVGNTLLASSKFVIASGSSWEIFMHLLCLFLELTISSTLSSSRKASALATKISNHGLSIPNWLLTSKPESAKWYVVTAMIRVLRNILKYLKQDGGGKTMKAYLDSVGSLLLNVSWDFLSEIIVDCNAEALRGSDKDVSLHSKLVHPREMEMLCGNLLQFLCSFVDQIDEVDDGVRPSAHICQINDLVLKLVDCCHDKLQSLNHISILQYSRHKILMLMVKLSSQRYVKDIIWIHLIHKYFEDLLFQPLSGGKPDDTSSVEDSPFCSSISEPGKLDMISHHLQRLATFVFLKFSLNLVSSKENSNKQCTNEDLRLCLRSDRSLDSEQCAKCQGLSELQKWLQVHVPADTFMYNKLHFDRCVRFTRSFLQLYIHEDDILFQMLLQFFCLPFYPKHQFTENEALLTMKNHKFFLASLLFNPLHLFHLFLAEILYDHQVLLDYLISGDSGSSCAEYLLRSLRLVCDSWDLFLEFPGVEEGSSRSNSKRQKVLVDSSALQEAASPANIDARISCSIKQEHNKHRLPFLAARDCLISLRISIESLNQRNLFPYNPQVLLRRLFQFEELCAWSDKF; encoded by the exons ATGAGTCCTCGGCCCGAATATATACTTCTCTGTCGCTTTCTAGACGTCGCTCTTCGCCCTTTCTCA CATCTTGGAGCTGAATTTTTAACCCAGGAAACTGAGAAAGAACTTTTGATTGCTCTATCTCAG GTTTTCACACAAGTTAAGAAGTGGACGCACCAACTCGGTTCCCAGTCAAAATTTGATCCTGATGAG GAGTTGGACCTTTCTACTAGCGGGGAATCTTTGGTTCCCACAACTTCATATTCGGACAATCGTCATTGTTTGGCCAAGATCATTGGCGACCTG GTGTTCTTGTTTGCTGTCAACAATCCATATGCTCAACACTTGGTGGGGAACACTCTTCTAGCCAGTTCCAAGTTTGTGATTGCCTCA GGGAGCAGTTGGGAAATCTTCATGCATCTTTTGTGTCTTTTCTTGGAATTGACGATCAGTAGCACTCTTTCATCTTCACGTAAAGCTAGTGCATTGgcaacaaaaatttcaaatcatggcTTGTCAATACCAAATTGGTTATTGACGTCGAAACCTGAAAGTGCTAAATGGTATGTTGTGACAGCTATGATTCGGGTTTTACGAAACATACTCAAATATCTAAAACAAGATGGTGGTGGTAAAACCATGAAAGCGTACCTAGATTCTGTTGGCTCGTTGTTATTAAATGTTTCATGGGATTTTTTGAGTGAGATCATTGTTGATTGTAATGCTGAAGCTCTGAGAGGCTCTGATAAAGATGTTTCACTTCACTCGAAGCTTGTACATCCGAGAGAAATGGAAATGTTATGTGGCAATCTTCTTCAGTTTCTCTGCTCCTTTGTGGATCAAATAGACGAAGTGGATGATGGAGTGAGGCCTTCTGCACATATCTGTCAAATAAATGATCTAGTACTTAAACTTGTAGACTGCTGCCATGACAAGCTACAAAGTCTTAATCATATCTCCATTTTGCAATACTCCAGACACAAGATACTG ATGCTAATGGTCAAACTTAGTTCCCAAAGGTATGTTAAGGATATCATATGGATTCATCTTATCCACAAGTACTTTGAAGATCTACTGTTTCAACCATTATCAGGAGGAAAGCCTGACGATACTTCTTCTGTGGAAGACTCGCCTTTCTGTAGTAGCATTTCTGAACCAGGAAAACTGGATATGATATCTCACCATCTGCAAAGGCTTGCAACTTTTGTTTTCCTTAAATTTTCCTTGAATTTGGTTAGCTCAAAAGAAAATAGCAATAAACAATGCACCAATGAAGATCTGAGGCTTTGTTTGAGGTCTGATAGGAGTTTGGATTCCGAGCAGTGTGCTAAATGTCAAGGTTTATCCGAACTTCAGAAATGGCTTCAAGTGCATGTTCCTGCTGATACTTTCATGTACAACAAATTACATTTTGATCGATGTGTGAGATTTACACGGTCTTTTCTTCAGCTGTATATACACGAG GATGACATCCTGTTTCAAATGCTCTTGCAATTTTTCTGTTTGCCATTTTATCCAAAGCATCA GTTTACTGAGAACGAGGCCCTTTTAACGATGAAGAATCATAAATTCTTTCTGGCTTCACTTTTATTTAATCCTCTAcacctttttcatttatttCTTGCTGAG ATACTCTATGACCACCAAGTACTTCTTGATTACCTCATCTCGGGGGACTCTGGTTCCAGTTGTGCTGAATACCTTTTGAG ATCGTTACGCCTTGTATGTGATTCATGGGACCTATTTCTTGAGTTTCCAGGCGTGGAAGAAGGTTCGAGCAGATCAAATTCTAAGAGGCAAAAGGTTTTGGTGGACAGTTCAGCTCTTCAGGAAGCAGCATCTCCTGCAAACATTGACGCTAGAATATCTTGTTCAATCAAGCAAGAGCATAATAAACATAGACTACCGTTTTTGGCTGCTAGGGATTGTTTGATTTCATTGAGAATATCCATTGAAAGCTTGAACCAAAGGAATCTATTTCCATATAATCCACAAGTACTACTCCGGCG TTTGTTTCAGTTTGAGGAGCTCTGTGCATGGAGCGACAAGTTTTAG
- the LOC140986155 gene encoding uncharacterized protein isoform X2: MSPRPEYILLCRFLDVALRPFSHLGAEFLTQETEKELLIALSQVFTQVKKWTHQLGSQSKFDPDEVFLFAVNNPYAQHLVGNTLLASSKFVIASGSSWEIFMHLLCLFLELTISSTLSSSRKASALATKISNHGLSIPNWLLTSKPESAKWYVVTAMIRVLRNILKYLKQDGGGKTMKAYLDSVGSLLLNVSWDFLSEIIVDCNAEALRGSDKDVSLHSKLVHPREMEMLCGNLLQFLCSFVDQIDEVDDGVRPSAHICQINDLVLKLVDCCHDKLQSLNHISILQYSRHKILMLMVKLSSQRYVKDIIWIHLIHKYFEDLLFQPLSGGKPDDTSSVEDSPFCSSISEPGKLDMISHHLQRLATFVFLKFSLNLVSSKENSNKQCTNEDLRLCLRSDRSLDSEQCAKCQGLSELQKWLQVHVPADTFMYNKLHFDRCVRFTRSFLQLYIHEDDILFQMLLQFFCLPFYPKHQFTENEALLTMKNHKFFLASLLFNPLHLFHLFLAEILYDHQVLLDYLISGDSGSSCAEYLLRSLRLVCDSWDLFLEFPGVEEGSSRSNSKRQKVLVDSSALQEAASPANIDARISCSIKQEHNKHRLPFLAARDCLISLRISIESLNQRNLFPYNPQVLLRRLFQFEELCAWSDKF; this comes from the exons ATGAGTCCTCGGCCCGAATATATACTTCTCTGTCGCTTTCTAGACGTCGCTCTTCGCCCTTTCTCA CATCTTGGAGCTGAATTTTTAACCCAGGAAACTGAGAAAGAACTTTTGATTGCTCTATCTCAG GTTTTCACACAAGTTAAGAAGTGGACGCACCAACTCGGTTCCCAGTCAAAATTTGATCCTGATGAG GTGTTCTTGTTTGCTGTCAACAATCCATATGCTCAACACTTGGTGGGGAACACTCTTCTAGCCAGTTCCAAGTTTGTGATTGCCTCA GGGAGCAGTTGGGAAATCTTCATGCATCTTTTGTGTCTTTTCTTGGAATTGACGATCAGTAGCACTCTTTCATCTTCACGTAAAGCTAGTGCATTGgcaacaaaaatttcaaatcatggcTTGTCAATACCAAATTGGTTATTGACGTCGAAACCTGAAAGTGCTAAATGGTATGTTGTGACAGCTATGATTCGGGTTTTACGAAACATACTCAAATATCTAAAACAAGATGGTGGTGGTAAAACCATGAAAGCGTACCTAGATTCTGTTGGCTCGTTGTTATTAAATGTTTCATGGGATTTTTTGAGTGAGATCATTGTTGATTGTAATGCTGAAGCTCTGAGAGGCTCTGATAAAGATGTTTCACTTCACTCGAAGCTTGTACATCCGAGAGAAATGGAAATGTTATGTGGCAATCTTCTTCAGTTTCTCTGCTCCTTTGTGGATCAAATAGACGAAGTGGATGATGGAGTGAGGCCTTCTGCACATATCTGTCAAATAAATGATCTAGTACTTAAACTTGTAGACTGCTGCCATGACAAGCTACAAAGTCTTAATCATATCTCCATTTTGCAATACTCCAGACACAAGATACTG ATGCTAATGGTCAAACTTAGTTCCCAAAGGTATGTTAAGGATATCATATGGATTCATCTTATCCACAAGTACTTTGAAGATCTACTGTTTCAACCATTATCAGGAGGAAAGCCTGACGATACTTCTTCTGTGGAAGACTCGCCTTTCTGTAGTAGCATTTCTGAACCAGGAAAACTGGATATGATATCTCACCATCTGCAAAGGCTTGCAACTTTTGTTTTCCTTAAATTTTCCTTGAATTTGGTTAGCTCAAAAGAAAATAGCAATAAACAATGCACCAATGAAGATCTGAGGCTTTGTTTGAGGTCTGATAGGAGTTTGGATTCCGAGCAGTGTGCTAAATGTCAAGGTTTATCCGAACTTCAGAAATGGCTTCAAGTGCATGTTCCTGCTGATACTTTCATGTACAACAAATTACATTTTGATCGATGTGTGAGATTTACACGGTCTTTTCTTCAGCTGTATATACACGAG GATGACATCCTGTTTCAAATGCTCTTGCAATTTTTCTGTTTGCCATTTTATCCAAAGCATCA GTTTACTGAGAACGAGGCCCTTTTAACGATGAAGAATCATAAATTCTTTCTGGCTTCACTTTTATTTAATCCTCTAcacctttttcatttatttCTTGCTGAG ATACTCTATGACCACCAAGTACTTCTTGATTACCTCATCTCGGGGGACTCTGGTTCCAGTTGTGCTGAATACCTTTTGAG ATCGTTACGCCTTGTATGTGATTCATGGGACCTATTTCTTGAGTTTCCAGGCGTGGAAGAAGGTTCGAGCAGATCAAATTCTAAGAGGCAAAAGGTTTTGGTGGACAGTTCAGCTCTTCAGGAAGCAGCATCTCCTGCAAACATTGACGCTAGAATATCTTGTTCAATCAAGCAAGAGCATAATAAACATAGACTACCGTTTTTGGCTGCTAGGGATTGTTTGATTTCATTGAGAATATCCATTGAAAGCTTGAACCAAAGGAATCTATTTCCATATAATCCACAAGTACTACTCCGGCG TTTGTTTCAGTTTGAGGAGCTCTGTGCATGGAGCGACAAGTTTTAG
- the LOC140986155 gene encoding uncharacterized protein isoform X3, whose product MHLLCLFLELTISSTLSSSRKASALATKISNHGLSIPNWLLTSKPESAKWYVVTAMIRVLRNILKYLKQDGGGKTMKAYLDSVGSLLLNVSWDFLSEIIVDCNAEALRGSDKDVSLHSKLVHPREMEMLCGNLLQFLCSFVDQIDEVDDGVRPSAHICQINDLVLKLVDCCHDKLQSLNHISILQYSRHKILMLMVKLSSQRYVKDIIWIHLIHKYFEDLLFQPLSGGKPDDTSSVEDSPFCSSISEPGKLDMISHHLQRLATFVFLKFSLNLVSSKENSNKQCTNEDLRLCLRSDRSLDSEQCAKCQGLSELQKWLQVHVPADTFMYNKLHFDRCVRFTRSFLQLYIHEDDILFQMLLQFFCLPFYPKHQFTENEALLTMKNHKFFLASLLFNPLHLFHLFLAEILYDHQVLLDYLISGDSGSSCAEYLLRSLRLVCDSWDLFLEFPGVEEGSSRSNSKRQKVLVDSSALQEAASPANIDARISCSIKQEHNKHRLPFLAARDCLISLRISIESLNQRNLFPYNPQVLLRRLFQFEELCAWSDKF is encoded by the exons ATGCATCTTTTGTGTCTTTTCTTGGAATTGACGATCAGTAGCACTCTTTCATCTTCACGTAAAGCTAGTGCATTGgcaacaaaaatttcaaatcatggcTTGTCAATACCAAATTGGTTATTGACGTCGAAACCTGAAAGTGCTAAATGGTATGTTGTGACAGCTATGATTCGGGTTTTACGAAACATACTCAAATATCTAAAACAAGATGGTGGTGGTAAAACCATGAAAGCGTACCTAGATTCTGTTGGCTCGTTGTTATTAAATGTTTCATGGGATTTTTTGAGTGAGATCATTGTTGATTGTAATGCTGAAGCTCTGAGAGGCTCTGATAAAGATGTTTCACTTCACTCGAAGCTTGTACATCCGAGAGAAATGGAAATGTTATGTGGCAATCTTCTTCAGTTTCTCTGCTCCTTTGTGGATCAAATAGACGAAGTGGATGATGGAGTGAGGCCTTCTGCACATATCTGTCAAATAAATGATCTAGTACTTAAACTTGTAGACTGCTGCCATGACAAGCTACAAAGTCTTAATCATATCTCCATTTTGCAATACTCCAGACACAAGATACTG ATGCTAATGGTCAAACTTAGTTCCCAAAGGTATGTTAAGGATATCATATGGATTCATCTTATCCACAAGTACTTTGAAGATCTACTGTTTCAACCATTATCAGGAGGAAAGCCTGACGATACTTCTTCTGTGGAAGACTCGCCTTTCTGTAGTAGCATTTCTGAACCAGGAAAACTGGATATGATATCTCACCATCTGCAAAGGCTTGCAACTTTTGTTTTCCTTAAATTTTCCTTGAATTTGGTTAGCTCAAAAGAAAATAGCAATAAACAATGCACCAATGAAGATCTGAGGCTTTGTTTGAGGTCTGATAGGAGTTTGGATTCCGAGCAGTGTGCTAAATGTCAAGGTTTATCCGAACTTCAGAAATGGCTTCAAGTGCATGTTCCTGCTGATACTTTCATGTACAACAAATTACATTTTGATCGATGTGTGAGATTTACACGGTCTTTTCTTCAGCTGTATATACACGAG GATGACATCCTGTTTCAAATGCTCTTGCAATTTTTCTGTTTGCCATTTTATCCAAAGCATCA GTTTACTGAGAACGAGGCCCTTTTAACGATGAAGAATCATAAATTCTTTCTGGCTTCACTTTTATTTAATCCTCTAcacctttttcatttatttCTTGCTGAG ATACTCTATGACCACCAAGTACTTCTTGATTACCTCATCTCGGGGGACTCTGGTTCCAGTTGTGCTGAATACCTTTTGAG ATCGTTACGCCTTGTATGTGATTCATGGGACCTATTTCTTGAGTTTCCAGGCGTGGAAGAAGGTTCGAGCAGATCAAATTCTAAGAGGCAAAAGGTTTTGGTGGACAGTTCAGCTCTTCAGGAAGCAGCATCTCCTGCAAACATTGACGCTAGAATATCTTGTTCAATCAAGCAAGAGCATAATAAACATAGACTACCGTTTTTGGCTGCTAGGGATTGTTTGATTTCATTGAGAATATCCATTGAAAGCTTGAACCAAAGGAATCTATTTCCATATAATCCACAAGTACTACTCCGGCG TTTGTTTCAGTTTGAGGAGCTCTGTGCATGGAGCGACAAGTTTTAG
- the LOC140986156 gene encoding methyl jasmonate esterase 1-like, with protein sequence MELLEALPPEESVVLVGHSMGGICISLAMEKFPQKIDVAVFIAASMPGPSLSIEEIYDQYKKQGSFGMDTKLSYSNGEDKPPTSRTFGPEYLATQFYQLSPLEDLTLATMLTRPIGFFINTVEFSEENYGSVRRVYMIAEEDTKRECQDWMIQKNPPDEVKTIYGSDHMFMLSKPREFCVYLQDIVDKYC encoded by the exons ATGGAGCTCTTGGAGGCGCTGCCGCCGGAGGAGTCGGTGGTCCTCGTGGGGCATAGTATGGGTGGGATTTGCATATCTCTCGCCATGGAAAAATTTCCCCAGAAAATCGATGTAGCCGTATTCATAGCTGCTTCTATGCCAGGACCGAGCCTCAGTATTGAAGAGATCTATGACCAG TACAAGAAGCAAGGGAGCTTTGGTATGGATACCAAATTGTCCTATAGCAATGGAGAAGACAAGCCTCCAACATCCCGAACTTTTGGGCCCGAGTACTTAGCCACTCAATTTTACCAACTTTCTCCGCTTGAG GATCTGACTCTTGCAACCATGTTGACGAGACCCATAGGTTTCTTTATAAACACTGTAGAATTTTCGGAAGAAAATTACGGATCGGTGCGTCGAGTTTACATGATTGCCGAGGAAGACACAAAAAGAGAGTGCCAAGATTGGATGATTCAAAAGAACCCACCGGATGAGGTGAAAACGATTTATGGATCAGATCACATGTTTATGTTGTCGAAACCCAGAGAATTTTGTGTTTATCTCCAAGATATTGTTGACAAATATTGCTGA
- the LOC140985740 gene encoding LOB domain-containing protein 10-like has product MSSSNSPCAACKCLRRKCTQECVFAPYFPPDNPQKFTNVHKVFGASNVAKLLNELNPSQREDAVNSLAYEADYRLRDPVYGCVGLISLLQHKLKQVQVDLDIAKKELASYIGPSAMSPILNHPGFTHQHLNYGTAYQVMPYNMQPMMGVPTAVPQGGNLIIREPQQHHQQQQQQILETQQLAAVAAAREQEMMRNYEQQQQNDLVIFNSGFGDTGVQVAATGFNQMPETAAEAAMQPSLALGSYENDQYHHRIQQQAQDLPHSQQTHPQSHQPHQLQLQSNELLLQQQSAATAHHQQQLQQKHLQLAQPQASHSQSQKAKSDEGRSIGSSC; this is encoded by the coding sequence GAAATTCACTAATGTTCATAAAGTTTTCGGCGCTAGTAATGTGGCGAAGCTTCTGAATGAACTCAACCCAAGCCAGCGTGAGGATGCGGTGAATTCATTAGCGTACGAGGCGGATTACCGCCTCCGAGACCCGGTTTATGGCTGTGTTGGCCTTATTTCGCTTCTGCAGCATAAGCTCAAGCAAGTTCAAGTTGATTTAGATATTGCAAAAAAGGAATTGGCTTCATATATCGGACCTTCAGCTATGTCACCTATATTGAATCACCCGGGTTTTACGCACCAACATCTAAATTACGGGACAGCTTATCAGGTGATGCCGTACAATATGCAGCCGATGATGGGAGTCCCAACGGCGGTCCCACAAGGGGGGAATTTGATCATTAGGGAGCCGCAGCAGCACCATCAAcagcaacaacaacaaatacTTGAAACGCAGCAGTTAGCGGCGGTGGCCGCTGCCAGGGAGCAAGAAATGATGAGAAATTATGAACAGCAGCAGCAGAATGATTTAGTGATTTTCAACAGTGGGTTTGGCGACACCGGAGTCCAGGTCGCTGCCACCGGATTCAATCAAATGCCTGAAACTGCAGCAGAGGCAGCTATGCAGCCTTCCTTGGCTTTGGGCTCTTATGAAAACGACCAATATCATCATCGTATTCAGCAACAAGCGCAAGATCTTCCGCATTCTCAACAAACCCATCCACAATCTCATCAGCCACACCAGCTTCAGCTTCAGTCAAACGAGCTCCTGCTTCAGCAACAGAGTGCTGCAACAGCTCACCATCAGCAGCAGCTGCAGCAGAAACATCTGCAATTAGCTCAACCGCAAGCCTCACACTCCCAGTCGCAGAAAGCCAAAAGCGATGAGGGCAGGAGCATTGGTTCTTCTTGTTGA